A single Vigna radiata var. radiata cultivar VC1973A chromosome 8, Vradiata_ver6, whole genome shotgun sequence DNA region contains:
- the LOC106769636 gene encoding transmembrane protein 184B — translation MVPILLYTVAFLCTCGAIALSLLHIYKHLLNYTEPTYQRFIVRIVFMVPVYALMSFLSLVLPVGSIYFNSIREIYEAWVIYNFLSLCLEWVGGPGAVVLSLTGRVLKPSWFLMTCCLPPIALDGRFIRKCKQGCLQFVILKPILVVVTLVLYAKGKYKDGNFSPNQSYLYLTIIYTFSYTMALYALALFYVACKDLLQPFNPVPKFIIIKSVVFLTYWQGVLVFLAAKSEYVKDADEAALLQDFLICVEMLVAAVGHFYAFPYKVYAGANIGGSRGLTASLAHALKLNDFYHDTVHQFAPTYHDYVLYNHGESGEEGTRKYRSRTFVPIGPEMDTVRRNKHLIGNKSVDDIQLSSFSSNSSAASNSGLNSEVSHSGGMKSSLLEDASNSLSVPYDMTLIDLDTPSYSEKVPAADKADTRW, via the exons ATGGTTCCAATTTTGTTGTACACCGTTGCTTTCCTTTGCACGTGTGGAGCTATCGCGTTGTCCTTGCTTCACATTTATAAGCATCTTCTCAATTACACCGAGCCTACTTATCAGCGGTTCATTGTTCGTATCGTTTTTATGGTCCCG GTTTATGCGTTGATGTCATTTTTGTCGCTTGTTCTACCAGTTGGTTCAATCTATTTTAATTCAATCCGGGAAAT CTATGAAGCTTGGGTTATTTATAATTTCCTATCGCTATGTCTTGAATGGGTTGGTGGTCCTGGAGCAGTAGTCCTAAGTTTAACTGGACGGGTTCTGAAGCCATCATGGTTTCTGATGACTTGTTGCTTGCCTCCAATAGCACTTGATGG GCGTTTTATACGTAAATGCAAGCAAGGGTGTTTGCAATTTGTGATTTTGAAGCCAATTTTAGTTGTTGTTACTCTAGTACTTTATGCAAAGGGGAAATATAAGGATGGAAACTTCAGTCCAAACCAATCATACTTGTACCTTACAATCATCTATACATTCTCCTACACAATGGCTCTGTATGCTCTTGCTTTGTTTTATGTGGCATGCAAGGATCTGCTTCAACCATTCAACCCAGTCCCAAagtttatcataataaaatctGTTGTGTTCCTGACTTATTGGCAG GGTGTCTTAGTTTTCCTTGCTGCAAAGTCAGAATACGTTAAGGATGCAGATGAAGCTGCTCTACTTCAAGATTTTTTGATTTGTGTTGAGATGCTTGTTGCAGCTGTTGGACATTTTTATGCATTTCCATACAAAGTATATGCTGGGGCTAACATAGGTGGATCCCGTGGGTTGACAGCTAGCCTTGCTCATGCTTTGAAATTAAATGACTTCTACCATGATACCGTCCACCAG TTTGCACCGACATACCATGATTATGTTCTCTACAACCACGGTGAAAGCGGTGAAGAGGGAACTAGGAAGTATAGGTCACGAACATTTGTTCCAATTGGCCCAGAAATGGACACTGTGAGAAGAAATAAGCATTTGATTGGAAACAAATCAGTAGATGACATACAGCTCTCAAGCTTTTCTTCTAATAGTAGCGCTGCCTCAAATTCTGGTCTCAATTCCGAAGTATCTCATTCTGGTGGAATGAAATCTTCCTTACTCGAGGATGCGTCAAATTCTTTATCTGTGCCCTACGATATGACACTTATTGACTTGGATACACCCAGTTATTCTGAAAAAGTTCCAGCAGCTGATAAAGCCGATACTCGGTGGTAA
- the LOC106772151 gene encoding DEAD-box ATP-dependent RNA helicase 3, chloroplastic: MASSSTIPISSPISIFKNPSLQLLRRPTNSVSFNTLPRNPTLSSVTSAITTPISSVLTQQSFEGLTLDDVSNGLQFGYDHQPDHVSDHELDISKLSLPSSLVHALQKRGITSLFPIQRAVLVPALEGRDIIARAKTGTGKTLAFGIPILRGLTHDDEQSSHRRHSRLPKALVLAPTRELAKQVEKEIQESAPYVKTVCVYGGVSYVTQQSALSRGVDVVVGTPGRIIDLLNGGSLTLSEVQYLVLDEADQMLAVGFEEDVEVILDKVPAQRQTMLFSATMPGWVKKLSRKHLNNPLTIDLVGEQEEKLAEGIKLYALSATVTSKRTVLSDLITVYAKGGKTIVFTQTKKDADEVSLALTSSIASEALHGDISQHQRERTLNGFRQGKFTVLVATDVAARGLDIPNVDLVIHYELPNDAETFVHRSGRTGRAGKEGTAILMYTSSQKRTVRSLEHDVGCKFEFISPPAMEEILESSAEQVVATLNRVHPESVKFFTATAQKLVEEQGASALAAALAQLSGFSRPPSCRSLINHEQGWITLQLTRDSDTSGRFFSARSVTGFLSDVYSPAADEVGKIHLIADERIKGAVFDLPEEVARELLKKELPSGNTISKITKLPPLQDDEPASDFYGKFSDRDRSNRRGSNSRNQRGFRSSRGWEGGQDSDDEFGGGSRNFRSGNNRSRMGKNSADDWLIGGGRSNRFSSSNRSGHGGACFNCGQPGHRASDCRKKRDFF, from the exons ATGGCTTCTTCTTCTACCATACCTATCTCTTCTCCCATTTCCATATTCAAAAACCCCTCTCTCCAACTCCTCAGAAGACCAACCAACTCCGTTTCATTCAACACCCTTCCCCGTAACCCCACGCTCTCTTCCGTTACTTCAGCCATTACCACCCCCATTTCTTCCGTTCTCACCCAACAATCTTTCGAGGGCTTAACTCTGGACGACGTTAGCAATGGCCTCCAATTTGGCTATGATCACCAACCCGACCACGTCAGCGACCACGAACTTGACATTTCCAAGTTGTCTTTACCTTCCTCCCTCGTTCACGCGCTACAAAAACGTGGAATAACAAGCCTCTTTCCCATTCAG AGAGCTGTGTTAGTGCCTGCATTAGAAGGTAGAGATATCATTGCTCGAGCAAAGACCGGCACTGGCAAAACATTAGCATTCGGAATTCCAATTCTCAGAGGTCTCACTCATGATGATGAGCAAAGTTCTCACAG GAGGCATAGCAGGCTTCCCAAGGCATTGGTCCTAGCACCTACTAGGGAGTTAGCCAAGCAAGTTGAGAAGGAGATACAAGAATCTGCTCCTTACGTGAAAACGGTTTGTGTTTATGGGGGTGTTTCTTATGTAACGCAGCAGAGTGCGCTTTCGCGAGGTGTTGATGTGGTGGTTGGAACACCGGGTAGAATAATTGATCTATTGAATGGAGGTAGCCTTACTCTGAGTGAGGTGCAGTATTTGGTGCTTGATGAAGCTGATCAGATGCTTGCTGTTGGGTTTGAGGAGGACGTGGAGGTAATTTTGGATAAGGTCCCTGCGCAGCGCCAGACCATGCTGTTTTCTGCTACCATGCCTGGTTGGGTCAAGAAACTGTCCAGAAAGCATTTGAACAATCCTTTGACAATTGATTTG GTTGGCGAACAAGAAGAGAAACTTGCTGAAGGGATCAAACTTTATGCTTTATCTGCCACTGTCACTTCAAAACGGACAGTTCTGTCTGATCTTATAACT GTTTATGCAAAGGGTGGAAAGACTATTGTTTTTACGCAGACAAAAAAGGATGCTGACGAAGTATCGTTGGCATTAACGAGTAGTATAGCCTCTGAAGCACTGCATGGTGATATATCTCAGCATCAGAGAGAGAGAACATTGAATGGTTTTCGGCAAGGGAAATTCACAGTGCTTGTTGCCACTGATGTTGCAGCTCGTGGACTTGATATTCCGAATGTTGATTTG GTTATACATTATGAACTTCCCAATGATGCTGAGACTTTTGTACATCGTTCTGGTCGCACTGGGCGAGCAGGAAAAGAGGGTACTGCCATATTGATGTACACCAGTAGCCAGAAGAGAACAGTTAGATCCCTTGAGCATGATGTTGGCTGCAAATTTGAATTCATTAGTCCACCGGCTATGGAAGAAATTTTGGAGTCATCTGCTGAACAAGTTGTTGCTACACTTAATAGAGTTCATCCAGAGTCTGTGAAGTTTTTCACTGCAACTGCGCAAAAACTGGTTGAAGAACAAGGAGCAAGTGCCCTTGCAGCTGCTCTAGCACAGTTGAGTGGATTCTCTCGACCTCCATCATGTCGGTCTCTTATCAATCATGAACAG GGATGGATTACACTTCAACTTACTCGAGATTCAGACACTTCTGGAAGATTTTTTTCTGCAAGATCTGTCACTGGGTTTCTTTCTGATGTTTATTCTCCAGCTGCTGATGAAGTTggaaaaatacatttaattgcAGATGAGAGG ATTAAAGGAGCTGTCTTTGATCTCCCGGAGGAAGTTGCTAGAGAGTTGCTCAAAAAGGAACTGCCTTCTGGAAACACTATTTCCAAAATCACCAAA TTACCTCCTTTGCAAGACGATGAACCTGCAAGTGATTTCTATGGGAAGTTTTCTGACAGAGACAGAAGTAATCGAAGGGGTTCTAATTCTAGGAATCAAAGAGGCTTTAGAAGTTCGCGAGGATGGGAAGGAGGCCAAGACTCTGATGATGAGTTCGGAGGAGGCAGTAGAAATTTCAGATCAGGCAACAATAGGTCTCGAATGGGAAAAAACAGCGCCGATGACTGGCTAATTGGAGGTGGACGATCCAACagattttcatcatccaacaG AAGCGGGCATGGAGGGGCCTGTTTCAATTGTGGACAACCTGGCCATCGAGCTTCAGATTGTCGCAAAAAACGAGACTTTTTCTAG
- the LOC106772152 gene encoding pentatricopeptide repeat-containing protein At4g38150-like, whose amino-acid sequence MASLCGRATVTAIRRTLIFTSNSNIKPNTFSSTSLPQAFSSLLLPHQSPPISVSNTLTVHRHFCSTKTPVDTKLNFSLSDSDSESDEQNNNTHKETGKTNRVVPPPYDPFSKKPAIEDPKDPKDLQQIFHDMRSGDGLFNHAVKMFDALSKEGLTHEALELFGQIKDKGQMPDVVAHTAILEAYANAAQPKEAHKVYMRMLASGVSPNAYTYAVLITALAADAKFVKDASKYLLEMMDKGMKPNAKTYTSVFEGLLKEERIDEATRLLEQMKAKGFVPDEKAVREVVSNRRGPVFRNLINVLFGK is encoded by the coding sequence ATGGCTTCTCTGTGTGGCCGAGCAACAGTAACAGCAATACGTCGCACTTTAATTTTCACCTCCAACTCTAACATTAAACCTAATACCTTCTCAAGCACCTCCCTCCCACAAGCTTTTTCCTCACTACTCTTACCCCATCAATCCCCACCCATTTCCGTTTCAAACACCCTCACCGTTCATCGCCATTTCTGTTCCACCAAAACCCCCGTCGACACCAAGCTCAACTTCTCCCTCTCCGACTCAGACTCCGAATCCGACGAACAAAACAACAATACCCACAAAGAAACCGGCAAAACCAATAGGGTAGTCCCACCCCCTTACGACCCCTTCAGCAAGAAGCCCGCAATAGAAGACCCCAAGGACCCAAAGGACTTGCAACAGATTTTCCATGACATGAGGAGCGGCGATGGGTTGTTCAACCACGCAGTGAAGATGTTCGACGCATTGTCCAAAGAGGGTCTGACCCACGAGGCGCTGGAGCTCTTCGGccagatcaaggacaagggtCAGATGCCCGACGTCGTGGCCCACACCGCCATCCTCGAGGCCTACGCTAACGCTGCACAGCCAAAAGAGGCTCATAAGGTTTACATGCGCATGCTCGCTTCTGGGGTGTCGCCCAACGCTTACACCTATGCGGTTCTCATTACGGCTCTTGCTGCTGATGCCAAGTTTGTGAAGGACGCTAGTAAGTACCTTTTGGAAATGATGGATAAAGGGATGAAACCCAATGCAAAAACTTATACCTCTGTGTTTGAGGGGCTGCTGAAGGAAGAGAGAATAGACGAAGCTACACGCTTGCTGGAGCAAATGAAAGCTAAGGGGTTTGTCCCCGACGAGAAGGCTGTGAGAGAGGTTGTAAGCAATAGAAGAGGCCCAGTTTTTAGAAATCTCATAAACGTTCTTTTTGGCAAATAA